From the Lathyrus oleraceus cultivar Zhongwan6 chromosome 4, CAAS_Psat_ZW6_1.0, whole genome shotgun sequence genome, one window contains:
- the LOC127135567 gene encoding U11/U12 small nuclear ribonucleoprotein 31 kDa protein, translating into MSSKKKHKRKHSDSDEDDDVFYYRYCASSSTPNTTTGTTSSNQPQSKPNNKGSSIGGTGEPLAPSKSTLYVSNLDYSLTNSDLHTLFSTFGRIARVTVLKDRHTRLSRGVAFVQFVSRNDAQRAVAEMNKKILNGRTLTASIAADNGRAPEFIRKRVYNTETALCYECGGHGHLSYECPKNQLGPRPRPQPKKPRRGFSGLRDRDGEEEGDEEEEEGGQIAAEQFDDNWASVVDDEAGERLLGRNRNDDEGLDNNKTKKKGKKAGYFSDESDHDDDD; encoded by the coding sequence ATGTCAAGCAAGAAGAAACACAAACGAAAACACAGCGACAGCGATGAAGACGACGACGTTTTCTACTACCGCTACTGCGCTTCGTCCTCAACCCCCAACACCACCACCGGCACCACATCCAGTAATCAACCCCAATCAAAACCGAACAACAAAGGATCATCAATAGGAGGAACAGGTGAACCCTTAGCACCATCAAAATCGACGCTATACGTTTCTAATCTAGATTACTCCCTAACAAACTCCGATCTCCATACGCTCTTCTCTACTTTCGGCCGCATCGCGCGTGTAACCGTTCTCAAAGACCGTCACACGCGCCTAAGCCGCGGTGTCGCGTTTGTCCAATTCGTTTCTCGTAATGACGCCCAACGCGCCGTGGCGGAGATGAATAAGAAGATTCTCAATGGAAGGACTCTAACTGCTTCTATTGCTGCTGATAATGGACGTGCTCCGGAGTTTATTCGGAAGCGCGTGTACAATACTGAGACTGCTTTGTGTTATGAGTGTGGGGGGCATGGTCATTTGTCGTATGAGTGTCCTAAGAATCAGTTGGGGCCGAGGCCGCGGCCTCAGCCTAAGAAGCCGCGACGGGGATTTAGTGGGCTGAGGGATAGGGATGGGGAGGAGGAAGGTgatgaggaggaggaggagggtGGTCAGATTGCTGCGGAGCAGTTTGACGATAATTGGGCTTCTGTTGTGGATGATGAAGCGGGTGAAAGGTTGCTGGGGAGAAACAGAAATGATGATGAGGGTTTGGACAACAACAAGACgaagaagaaagggaagaaaGCTGGGTATTTCAGTGATGAGAgtgatcatgatgatgatgattga